The Muricauda sp. SCSIO 65647 genome includes a region encoding these proteins:
- a CDS encoding UxaA family hydrolase codes for MSRYTKVDQKDNIAVAITDLKEGLSISINNTGLSIKEHIRAKHKFALKDFNQGDDVIMYGVLVGRATQSISKGCAITVNNIKHASATYNNSGSHYYWTPPDISKYKDKTFWGYHRKDGSVGTSNNWLVIPLVFCENRNVELLEEILSKALGYGAKKDFVVEVDALVNRYRAGATETEIYDTPIISSYAEMMGNRVFQNIDGIKFLKHDGGCGGTRQDAEMLCKLLAGYITHANVAGATILSLGCQNAQIDLLKEAIWEKDPEFSKPLYFVEQQKSGSQQKLLEEAVKHTFVGLARANQNTREPAPLDKLVLGLECGGSDGFSGISANPSLGHASDLLVALGGSAVLAEFPELNGVEQELINRSETQELGEKFTRLMDSYTKRALAVGSGFENNPSPGNIKDGLITDAMKSAGAAKKGGSSPIKDVLDYGETVVRPGLNLLCTPGNDVESTTGLAGSGCNLIVFTTGLGTPTGNPIAPVVKVSSNTPLFERMNDIIDINAGTVISGEESIQSMGERLLDHIIEVASGTITVKAELNGQNDFIPWKRGVSL; via the coding sequence ATGTCGAGATATACTAAAGTAGACCAAAAAGATAATATTGCTGTTGCCATTACAGATTTGAAAGAGGGATTGTCCATTTCAATCAACAATACCGGGTTATCTATAAAGGAACACATAAGGGCAAAGCACAAGTTCGCACTTAAAGACTTTAATCAGGGCGATGACGTGATCATGTACGGGGTTTTGGTTGGAAGAGCAACACAGTCCATTTCAAAGGGGTGTGCGATAACGGTGAACAACATAAAACATGCCTCGGCTACCTACAACAATTCGGGTAGTCATTATTATTGGACACCACCTGATATTTCAAAGTACAAAGACAAAACCTTTTGGGGGTACCACCGTAAGGATGGCAGCGTGGGCACCTCAAACAATTGGTTGGTCATACCCTTGGTGTTTTGTGAGAACAGAAACGTTGAATTGCTGGAAGAAATTCTTTCAAAGGCCCTGGGCTATGGGGCCAAGAAGGATTTTGTGGTTGAAGTGGACGCTTTGGTCAATAGGTATAGGGCAGGGGCCACCGAGACGGAAATATACGATACCCCTATTATTTCCTCGTATGCGGAAATGATGGGGAATAGGGTTTTCCAAAATATTGATGGCATAAAATTCTTGAAGCACGATGGGGGTTGTGGGGGCACAAGACAAGATGCCGAAATGCTCTGTAAATTATTGGCCGGGTACATCACCCACGCCAATGTTGCCGGGGCCACCATTCTTAGTTTGGGCTGCCAAAATGCCCAGATCGATCTACTGAAAGAGGCCATATGGGAAAAAGACCCCGAGTTTTCAAAACCACTCTATTTTGTTGAACAGCAGAAAAGTGGAAGCCAACAAAAGCTATTGGAAGAAGCCGTGAAACACACCTTTGTCGGTTTGGCCCGGGCCAATCAAAATACCAGAGAACCCGCCCCTTTGGATAAATTGGTTTTAGGACTTGAGTGCGGAGGTTCTGACGGTTTTTCGGGCATTTCTGCAAACCCTTCATTGGGGCATGCTTCTGACCTTTTGGTGGCTTTGGGTGGTTCTGCCGTGCTAGCGGAGTTCCCTGAGTTAAACGGTGTGGAACAAGAACTCATCAATAGAAGCGAGACCCAGGAATTAGGAGAAAAATTTACAAGATTGATGGATTCTTATACTAAAAGGGCATTGGCAGTGGGGTCTGGTTTTGAAAACAACCCTTCGCCAGGAAATATTAAGGACGGTCTTATAACAGATGCCATGAAATCTGCTGGTGCCGCTAAAAAAGGAGGTAGCTCGCCCATAAAAGATGTGCTGGATTATGGTGAAACGGTTGTCCGGCCAGGGCTTAATTTGTTGTGTACCCCTGGTAACGATGTAGAAAGCACGACAGGTTTGGCAGGTTCTGGCTGTAATCTTATCGTATTCACAACAGGGCTGGGAACCCCGACCGGAAATCCGATCGCACCCGTGGTCAAGGTTTCCAGTAACACGCCATTGTTTGAACGGATGAATGATATCATCGACATCAATGCCGGAACCGTTATCAGTGGTGAAGAGAGTATTCAAAGTATGGGCGAAAGACTATTAGATCATATCATTGAAGTGGCCAGTGGCACAATTACCGTGAAAGCTGAATTAAATGGACAGAACGATTTCATCCCTTGGAAAAGAGGGGTTTCACTTTGA
- a CDS encoding Gfo/Idh/MocA family protein: MGTRRDFIKKTAMGSTGLSLGTMVFPTMGNANILGANEQINCAVIGVRSRAKAHILAINAHPNAKISYNCDVDDLIIEANNIWCQKNIGYVPKVVKDFRKILEDKDVDAVFIATPEHWHAPMAIMALQAGKHVYVEKPCSHNPYENDLLVAAQKKYNKKVQMGNQQRSAQTSKLAVKEIREGIIGDVYKGEAYYSNNRQSIGRGKKVDVPKTLDWDLWQGPAPKEDYRDNIHPYNWHWFRNWGTGEVHNNGTHEIDICRWALGVDLPKTVTSFGGKYTYDDDWEFVDNQQLTFTFDDNKFITWSGHSRGIMKPERPGRGVTIYGSKGAIELSRNFYKLYDLQGNPIKFEFEKSLSATLDTQGMGNLDVSHVANFFDAIRMDTEMNSPIADASISTMLCHLGNMAQDAGETIEIDVKTGKVLNNDTVMATWKRDYEKGWEPKL, translated from the coding sequence ATGGGAACACGAAGAGATTTTATCAAAAAGACCGCCATGGGAAGTACGGGACTTTCTTTGGGCACAATGGTATTTCCTACTATGGGCAATGCCAATATATTGGGTGCGAATGAACAGATCAACTGCGCTGTTATCGGAGTCCGTAGCAGGGCCAAGGCGCATATATTGGCCATTAACGCCCATCCCAATGCCAAGATCAGCTACAACTGCGATGTAGATGACTTGATCATTGAGGCCAATAATATCTGGTGTCAGAAAAATATCGGTTATGTGCCGAAAGTGGTGAAGGACTTTCGCAAAATACTGGAAGACAAAGATGTGGATGCAGTTTTCATAGCCACGCCCGAACATTGGCATGCCCCGATGGCCATTATGGCCCTACAGGCAGGGAAGCATGTGTACGTAGAAAAGCCCTGTAGCCACAATCCTTATGAGAATGATTTGCTGGTAGCTGCCCAGAAAAAGTATAACAAGAAAGTGCAGATGGGCAACCAACAACGGTCGGCCCAAACCAGCAAATTGGCCGTCAAGGAAATCAGGGAAGGGATTATTGGCGATGTTTATAAGGGAGAGGCCTATTACTCCAACAACAGGCAATCCATTGGTCGTGGCAAAAAAGTTGACGTACCCAAAACCTTGGATTGGGACCTATGGCAAGGGCCTGCCCCTAAAGAAGATTACAGAGATAACATTCATCCCTATAACTGGCATTGGTTCCGCAATTGGGGCACGGGAGAAGTACACAATAATGGCACCCACGAAATCGATATCTGTCGCTGGGCACTTGGCGTTGACCTTCCAAAGACCGTGACATCTTTTGGTGGAAAGTACACCTACGACGATGACTGGGAATTTGTTGACAACCAACAGCTTACGTTTACCTTTGATGATAACAAATTCATTACTTGGAGCGGGCATAGCCGTGGTATCATGAAACCAGAACGACCAGGACGTGGAGTGACTATCTATGGCAGCAAAGGTGCCATTGAATTAAGTCGCAATTTTTATAAGCTTTATGACCTTCAGGGCAATCCCATAAAATTTGAGTTTGAAAAATCGCTAAGTGCAACCCTTGACACCCAAGGAATGGGGAATTTGGACGTTTCCCATGTAGCCAACTTTTTTGATGCCATCAGGATGGATACGGAAATGAACTCCCCCATTGCCGATGCAAGTATCTCTACCATGTTGTGCCACTTGGGAAATATGGCCCAAGATGCAGGTGAAACCATTGAGATAGATGTGAAAACGGGCAAGGTACTGAACAATGACACCGTTATGGCAACTTGGAAACGGGATTATGAAAAAGGCTGGGAGCCAAAGTTATAG